A stretch of Thermomicrobium roseum DSM 5159 DNA encodes these proteins:
- a CDS encoding flotillin family protein: protein MNFPLPDVFQALFAILLVFLAFAALLAIVSRNIIKVPPNMVAVFSGRRRTIVDPTTGERRTVGYRLIKGGSSIRIPIVERVDFLSLNVMTIPLKIASAYTKEGVPVSVDAVANVKIGSDDQMLMNAIERFLGMEQDQIRSVIFQTLEGHLRSILGTLTVEQINADRQAFAQRLAAESAQDLSRMGIEIDVLTIQQISDPQGYLDALGQRRTAEVKRDAEVGKAEAERDARVRRAQALQQAAIAEAMAEAEIAAAQKEAEVRKARYEAEVQAERARAAQAGPLAEAEARRQVVVAEQQVELARTEAAIAVQETEARRREKELEATVLKSAEAERRATIIRAEAEREATILRAEGERQAQVVRAEAEARERELVGTGEAARIRQIGQAEAEAKKALAEALQAELFAQAEGQRAALLAEADGKRALADALNHYGPIAMQLLMYQAFVEQLPRIVEAAARPLAQVERVVVFDSGAAGDGTSALGRYATQLPVIVQQLVEGFSAVTGVDLTTAVRDRLAATPAADGAASDPPGPDPASTT, encoded by the coding sequence ATGAACTTCCCTCTCCCCGACGTCTTCCAGGCACTCTTCGCCATCCTGCTCGTCTTTCTCGCCTTCGCCGCACTCCTCGCGATCGTCAGCCGTAACATCATCAAGGTCCCGCCCAACATGGTCGCCGTCTTCTCGGGGCGCCGGCGCACCATCGTTGACCCGACGACCGGGGAGCGGCGCACCGTCGGTTACCGGCTGATCAAGGGCGGCTCGAGCATCCGTATCCCGATTGTCGAACGCGTCGACTTCCTCTCCCTCAACGTCATGACCATCCCCCTCAAGATCGCCTCAGCCTATACCAAGGAAGGTGTTCCAGTCTCCGTCGACGCCGTCGCCAATGTCAAGATCGGGTCCGACGACCAGATGTTGATGAACGCGATCGAGCGCTTCCTCGGTATGGAACAAGACCAGATCCGGAGCGTCATCTTCCAGACTCTAGAAGGACACTTGCGCTCGATCCTCGGCACCCTGACGGTCGAGCAGATCAACGCTGACCGGCAAGCCTTCGCCCAACGCCTCGCCGCCGAGTCGGCACAGGATCTCTCGCGGATGGGAATCGAGATCGACGTCCTGACCATCCAGCAGATCAGCGACCCGCAGGGCTATCTCGACGCGCTCGGCCAGCGACGGACCGCTGAAGTCAAGCGCGATGCCGAGGTCGGCAAAGCAGAAGCCGAGCGTGACGCACGGGTTCGGCGCGCGCAAGCGCTGCAACAAGCTGCCATCGCTGAAGCCATGGCCGAAGCGGAAATCGCCGCGGCGCAGAAAGAAGCGGAGGTGCGCAAGGCCCGTTACGAGGCTGAGGTGCAGGCCGAACGAGCGCGTGCTGCCCAGGCTGGCCCCCTGGCCGAAGCCGAGGCCCGACGCCAGGTCGTCGTCGCCGAGCAACAGGTCGAACTGGCTCGCACCGAAGCGGCTATCGCCGTGCAGGAAACCGAAGCCCGCCGCCGCGAGAAAGAGCTGGAAGCGACTGTCCTCAAGAGCGCCGAAGCGGAGCGACGCGCCACCATCATCCGCGCCGAGGCAGAACGAGAGGCCACCATCCTGCGGGCCGAAGGAGAACGCCAGGCACAGGTCGTCCGCGCCGAAGCGGAAGCCCGCGAGCGGGAACTGGTGGGCACTGGGGAAGCCGCTCGCATCCGCCAAATCGGTCAAGCTGAGGCGGAAGCCAAAAAGGCACTGGCTGAGGCCCTCCAGGCCGAACTGTTCGCCCAGGCCGAGGGGCAACGCGCTGCACTCCTCGCCGAAGCCGATGGCAAGCGCGCACTGGCCGACGCCCTCAATCACTATGGTCCGATCGCCATGCAGCTCCTCATGTACCAGGCCTTCGTCGAGCAACTACCCAGGATCGTCGAAGCCGCAGCACGTCCCTTGGCGCAAGTCGAGCGGGTGGTCGTGTTCGATTCCGGTGCCGCTGGAGACGGCACGAGCGCACTCGGGCGCTACGCGACGCAGCTCCCGGTCATCGTCCAGCAACTCGTCGAAGGGTTCAGCGCGGTGACCGGTGTCGACCTGACGACCGCGGTGCGGGATCGGCTGGCAGCGACACCAGCTGCCGACGGTGCGGCGAGCGATCCACCGGGACCCGACCCTGCGAGCACGACGTAG
- a CDS encoding NfeD family protein, whose protein sequence is MSLLAITYLVIALVGLAFLALTVLIGEIADIFDVGDDGIGPFNGKVIAVALTAFGATGLLMTFFRVPVLWGALAAAGSGLAFGLAAWLLVALLYRQQATTEFSLQDLLGRTGEVTVPIAADQPGYVVISGPTGTRQYLARSSRGIPIPAGQLVRVSGLAGTVLLVEPLQQATAVEGRDARGESR, encoded by the coding sequence GTGAGCCTGCTCGCGATTACCTATCTCGTCATCGCACTGGTCGGTCTCGCCTTCCTGGCGCTCACTGTTCTCATCGGCGAGATCGCGGACATCTTCGACGTCGGTGACGACGGCATCGGGCCCTTCAATGGCAAGGTGATCGCCGTCGCCCTCACTGCCTTCGGTGCGACCGGGCTCCTCATGACGTTCTTCCGCGTACCGGTCCTCTGGGGTGCGCTCGCCGCTGCGGGCAGCGGTCTCGCCTTCGGTCTGGCTGCGTGGCTGCTCGTCGCTCTCCTCTACCGGCAACAGGCGACCACCGAGTTCTCGCTCCAGGATCTCCTCGGTCGCACCGGCGAAGTGACCGTCCCGATCGCGGCCGACCAGCCAGGCTACGTTGTGATCAGTGGCCCGACCGGCACTCGTCAGTATCTCGCCCGCAGCTCGCGTGGAATCCCGATCCCCGCTGGCCAGTTGGTCCGTGTCTCCGGTTTGGCTGGAACCGTCCTTTTGGTCGAGCCCCTGCAGCAGGCGACTGCCGTCGAGGGTCGTGACGCGAGAGGAGAGTCTCGATGA
- the eat gene encoding ethanolamine permease has product MGEQPTIERGGVRYERVGQEYLEQRKLRRHANWVLLWALGVGAVISGDFFGWNFGLSAGGFGGLLIATVLMALMYLFMVYSIAELTTALPHAGGFYSFTRSAFGPWGGYLVGVTDTIEYVITPAVIVVGIGGYMNTLFPQVPVWLWWLLFYMVFVAINIAGVEITLRVGLVVTILAMLILVIFYIGAVASGAFSWDLVFNIEPNPDRAGSSTFLPQGFFGIFAAIPFAIWFYLAIEELPLAAEETHDVVRDMPKGLITGIFTLLALSVFTLVFNSGVNGGAKQIGESSAPLADGFQAVFGAGATTTVLTLIALTGLIASFHTIIYAYGRVIFALSRAGYYPRFLSVTSPKTHTPHRALIAGAIIGLLCAVIIDQFGTGIVGAALLNMAVFGAVISYAAVMLAYIRLKITRPDLPRPYKSPFGIPGAAIGAALAILALFATFSIQDYRPGVLGVAFFLVIALLYFALYSRHRLVAQAPEEEVALILEAEKELKHQYVELESEEERRRMEEQAR; this is encoded by the coding sequence ATGGGTGAGCAACCGACGATCGAGCGCGGCGGGGTCCGCTACGAGCGAGTCGGACAGGAGTATCTCGAGCAACGCAAACTTCGCCGCCATGCCAACTGGGTGCTTCTCTGGGCGCTCGGGGTGGGAGCGGTCATCTCCGGTGACTTCTTCGGCTGGAACTTCGGCCTGAGTGCTGGCGGCTTCGGCGGTCTCCTCATCGCGACCGTGCTCATGGCGCTGATGTACCTCTTCATGGTGTACAGCATCGCTGAGCTGACGACCGCCCTGCCCCACGCAGGCGGCTTCTACTCGTTCACGCGCAGCGCCTTCGGTCCGTGGGGAGGCTACCTCGTCGGCGTCACCGACACCATCGAGTACGTCATCACTCCAGCGGTGATCGTGGTCGGGATCGGTGGCTACATGAATACCCTGTTCCCGCAGGTCCCGGTCTGGCTCTGGTGGCTCTTGTTCTACATGGTCTTCGTCGCTATCAATATCGCTGGTGTCGAGATCACCCTGCGCGTCGGACTCGTCGTCACCATTCTCGCCATGCTCATCCTCGTGATCTTCTACATCGGCGCGGTCGCCAGCGGCGCTTTCAGCTGGGATCTCGTCTTCAACATCGAACCCAATCCTGACCGAGCCGGTAGCTCGACCTTCTTGCCGCAAGGCTTCTTCGGCATCTTCGCGGCCATCCCCTTCGCCATCTGGTTCTACCTCGCGATCGAGGAACTGCCCTTGGCCGCCGAAGAGACTCACGATGTCGTCCGTGACATGCCGAAGGGCCTCATCACTGGTATCTTCACACTGCTCGCGTTGTCGGTCTTCACGCTCGTCTTCAACTCCGGCGTCAACGGCGGAGCCAAGCAAATCGGCGAGTCGAGTGCGCCCTTGGCCGATGGCTTCCAGGCGGTCTTCGGTGCCGGAGCGACGACGACGGTGCTGACGCTCATCGCCCTCACCGGACTGATCGCGAGCTTCCACACCATCATCTATGCCTACGGCCGGGTCATTTTCGCCCTCTCGCGCGCCGGCTACTACCCGCGCTTCCTCTCGGTGACCAGCCCGAAGACGCACACGCCGCACCGGGCACTCATCGCCGGCGCCATCATCGGTCTCCTCTGCGCAGTGATCATCGACCAGTTCGGAACCGGCATCGTCGGTGCCGCGCTCCTCAACATGGCGGTCTTCGGCGCAGTCATTTCCTATGCCGCGGTGATGCTCGCCTACATCCGCCTCAAGATCACCCGCCCCGACTTGCCACGCCCGTACAAGAGCCCCTTCGGGATTCCGGGCGCAGCCATCGGTGCCGCCCTGGCCATCCTTGCTCTGTTCGCGACCTTCTCCATCCAGGACTACCGCCCAGGCGTGCTGGGTGTCGCCTTCTTCCTCGTGATCGCCCTCCTCTACTTCGCCCTGTATTCGCGGCATCGCCTGGTCGCCCAGGCACCGGAAGAGGAGGTCGCGCTCATCTTGGAAGCCGAAAAGGAGCTCAAGCACCAGTACGTGGAGCTCGAATCGGAGGAAGAGCGGCGTCGCATGGAGGAGCAGGCGCGGTAA
- a CDS encoding glucose 1-dehydrogenase: protein MGNRLAGKVCIITGAGSGIGREAAILFAQEGGKVVVADVNVAGGEETVRLIREAGGEAIFVRTDVTKAAEVEALVRTAEDTYGKLDVMFNNAGIFPDEDGSVVDTPEEVWDRVMAVNLKGVFLGCKYAIPAMLRAGGGSIINTASFVALMGAAVPQIAYTASKGGVLAMTREIAIEFARKNIRANALCPGPVDTPLLRSILSDPAKRQRRLVHIPMGRFAQAREVAQAALFLASDESSYVTATAFLVDGGITAAYITPEE from the coding sequence ATGGGCAACCGGCTGGCTGGCAAAGTGTGCATCATCACTGGAGCAGGATCGGGAATCGGGCGCGAGGCGGCCATCCTCTTCGCCCAGGAGGGCGGGAAGGTGGTCGTCGCCGATGTCAACGTGGCGGGCGGCGAGGAGACTGTACGCCTCATCCGCGAGGCTGGTGGCGAGGCGATCTTCGTCCGGACGGACGTCACCAAGGCCGCGGAGGTCGAGGCGCTGGTTCGTACCGCCGAAGACACGTACGGCAAGCTTGACGTGATGTTCAACAACGCTGGCATCTTCCCTGACGAGGATGGGTCGGTAGTGGACACGCCCGAAGAAGTCTGGGACCGCGTGATGGCGGTCAACTTGAAGGGCGTCTTCCTCGGCTGCAAGTACGCCATCCCGGCCATGCTGCGGGCCGGGGGCGGCTCGATCATCAATACGGCGAGCTTCGTGGCCCTGATGGGAGCAGCCGTACCCCAGATCGCCTACACGGCGAGCAAGGGAGGCGTGCTCGCCATGACGCGGGAGATCGCCATCGAGTTCGCCCGCAAGAACATCCGGGCTAACGCGCTCTGCCCGGGACCGGTCGATACACCGCTCCTGCGCTCGATCCTCTCCGATCCGGCCAAGCGGCAACGCCGACTGGTGCACATCCCGATGGGACGCTTCGCCCAGGCGCGCGAGGTGGCACAGGCGGCGCTGTTCCTGGCGTCCGATGAGTCGTCCTATGTGACCGCGACAGCGTTCCTGGTCGATGGCGGCATCACCGCCGCCTACATCACACCGGAAGAGTGA
- a CDS encoding glutamine synthetase family protein: protein MSEHTTGLLTLDELEHLVASGEIDTVINALCDMQGRLMGKRVRADFFLEHVRAHGTHFCTYLLGTDMEMTTPGGYRLMNWETGYGDWVARPDFATLRRIPWLEGTALVLADAVDEETGELIPVAPRTILRRQVERAAAMGFRIMMASELEFYLLKDSYDEAYEKGYRGLHPYGWYNEDYHLFQGTKAEPIYRQIRNLMTAAGIPIEFSKGEAAAGQHEINIHYAEALESADRAVLFKHGVKEIAYLNGVAVTFMAKPHHTWTGSSSHIHLSIWDSAGERNLFYEADGQPYHMSKLMQHALAGLIAHARELSLFVASNVNSYKRYAVASWAPVNVVWGRDNRTCGFRIVGHGQSLRVESRLPGADANPYLAYAAMIAAALDGIERELPLPPEYRGNAYEARDVVRVPRTLAEAMVEFERSELARRAFGELVVEHYVNMARVEQETFDAVVTDWELYRYFERG from the coding sequence ATGAGCGAGCATACGACGGGTCTCTTGACCCTGGACGAACTGGAGCACCTGGTCGCCAGTGGCGAGATCGATACGGTCATCAACGCGCTTTGCGACATGCAGGGACGCCTCATGGGGAAGCGCGTCCGCGCCGATTTCTTCCTCGAGCACGTCCGCGCCCACGGCACCCACTTCTGCACCTACCTCCTCGGTACCGACATGGAGATGACCACACCGGGCGGTTACCGGTTGATGAATTGGGAGACCGGCTACGGTGACTGGGTCGCCCGTCCCGACTTCGCCACGCTGCGGCGTATCCCCTGGCTGGAGGGAACCGCGCTCGTCTTGGCCGACGCGGTCGACGAGGAAACCGGTGAGCTGATCCCGGTCGCCCCCCGGACGATCCTCCGCCGCCAGGTCGAGCGCGCCGCAGCCATGGGCTTCCGCATCATGATGGCGAGCGAGCTGGAGTTCTACCTCCTCAAGGACTCCTATGACGAGGCGTACGAGAAGGGGTACCGTGGTCTGCACCCCTACGGCTGGTACAACGAGGACTATCACCTCTTCCAGGGAACCAAAGCGGAACCGATCTACCGGCAGATCCGCAACCTGATGACGGCTGCTGGGATCCCGATCGAGTTCTCGAAGGGGGAGGCAGCGGCTGGCCAGCACGAGATCAACATCCACTACGCGGAGGCGCTCGAATCGGCCGATCGTGCGGTGCTCTTCAAGCACGGCGTCAAGGAGATCGCCTACCTCAATGGGGTGGCAGTCACCTTCATGGCCAAGCCCCATCACACCTGGACCGGCTCCAGTTCCCACATCCACTTGAGCATCTGGGACAGCGCGGGCGAGCGGAACCTCTTCTACGAGGCAGACGGGCAACCCTACCACATGAGTAAGCTGATGCAGCACGCACTCGCCGGACTCATCGCCCACGCCCGGGAACTTTCGCTCTTCGTCGCCTCCAACGTCAACTCGTACAAGCGCTACGCCGTCGCTAGCTGGGCACCGGTCAACGTCGTCTGGGGACGCGACAACCGCACCTGTGGCTTTCGCATCGTCGGCCACGGCCAGTCATTGCGCGTCGAGAGCCGCCTTCCGGGCGCCGACGCCAACCCGTACCTGGCTTATGCCGCGATGATCGCCGCCGCGCTGGACGGGATCGAGCGAGAACTTCCCCTGCCGCCCGAGTACCGCGGCAACGCCTACGAAGCCCGCGACGTCGTCCGTGTTCCGCGCACCCTCGCCGAGGCGATGGTCGAGTTCGAGCGCAGCGAACTGGCCCGCCGCGCTTTCGGCGAGCTCGTCGTCGAGCACTACGTCAACATGGCGCGGGTCGAGCAGGAGACGTTCGACGCCGTGGTGACCGATTGGGAGCTGTACCGGTACTTCGAGCGCGGCTGA
- a CDS encoding DMT family transporter gives MTRGQLVQLVLLGTIWGSSYLFIKLAVAGIPPLALVEGRLLLGALVLLAVRWVTRQPWPSRAVWLHLALMAVIGNVVPFLLIAWSEQHIDSGLASVLNATTPFFTVLFAVLIFRAERLTQAKAIGLTLGFLGVAVLSGADLAAVGAASTQGQLAVLASSACYGLGFAYARRFLRGAPLALAAGQIALAALILLPPALATEDLAALRPGPVEILSLLALGVASSGLAYVLYYRLIAAAGAVIASLATYLMPPVGVTLGWLVLGEPVGWRLLVGIILILLGMAVVQGRAGWSAWRGRTARASTLLADD, from the coding sequence GTGACGCGAGGTCAGCTCGTCCAGCTGGTTCTCCTGGGGACGATCTGGGGGAGTTCCTACCTCTTCATCAAGCTTGCGGTGGCGGGCATCCCACCGCTCGCCCTGGTCGAGGGGCGTCTTCTCCTCGGCGCGCTGGTGCTGCTCGCCGTGCGGTGGGTGACCCGTCAGCCATGGCCGTCACGGGCAGTGTGGCTGCACCTCGCGCTCATGGCGGTGATCGGGAACGTCGTGCCATTCCTGCTGATCGCCTGGAGCGAGCAGCACATCGATTCCGGCCTCGCGTCCGTCCTGAACGCCACGACACCGTTCTTCACGGTCCTCTTCGCCGTGCTGATCTTCCGAGCCGAACGGCTCACCCAGGCCAAAGCGATCGGCCTGACGCTCGGCTTTCTCGGTGTGGCCGTCCTCAGCGGGGCGGACCTGGCGGCAGTGGGCGCCGCTTCGACACAGGGTCAACTGGCCGTGCTGGCTTCCAGCGCCTGCTACGGTCTGGGTTTCGCCTATGCGCGCCGTTTCCTGCGCGGGGCGCCGCTGGCTTTGGCCGCTGGCCAGATCGCGCTGGCCGCGCTGATCCTGCTTCCGCCGGCGCTCGCGACCGAGGATCTCGCCGCGCTGCGCCCGGGTCCCGTGGAAATCCTCTCCCTCCTCGCCCTGGGAGTCGCCAGCAGCGGCTTGGCCTACGTGCTCTATTACCGGCTGATCGCGGCTGCCGGCGCGGTGATCGCTTCCCTGGCGACGTATCTGATGCCGCCGGTGGGAGTCACGCTGGGCTGGCTGGTGCTCGGTGAACCGGTGGGCTGGCGCCTGCTGGTCGGCATCATCCTCATCCTGTTGGGGATGGCGGTCGTCCAGGGGCGAGCCGGTTGGTCGGCCTGGCGAGGGCGCACGGCACGCGCGAGTACCCTGCTGGCTGACGATTAG
- the map gene encoding type I methionyl aminopeptidase has protein sequence MAIVLKRPEQIRLMREAGKIVAEVLATLAETVRPGITTAELDRIAERIIRRHGAVPSFKGYRGFPASICVSVNEEVVHGIPGSRMLAEGDIVGIDVGARYRGYHGDATITVPVGRVSPEAEKLLRVCREALEIGIAQAHAGRRLTDISHAIQQHVEAHGFSVIRNLYGHGIGRSLHEEPMLPHYGPPGQGPLLRPGMVITIEPMIAAGRPETRVLPDRWTVVTADGSLSAQFEHTVAITENGPEILTLP, from the coding sequence GTGGCGATCGTTCTCAAGCGTCCCGAGCAGATCCGCCTCATGCGCGAGGCTGGCAAGATCGTCGCCGAAGTCCTAGCCACGCTCGCCGAGACGGTCCGCCCCGGTATCACCACGGCCGAACTCGACCGGATCGCCGAGCGGATCATTCGCCGGCACGGTGCGGTGCCCTCCTTCAAGGGCTACCGCGGCTTCCCGGCCTCCATCTGCGTGTCGGTCAACGAGGAAGTCGTGCACGGCATCCCCGGCTCGCGCATGCTCGCCGAGGGGGATATCGTCGGGATCGATGTCGGTGCCCGCTACCGCGGCTACCATGGGGACGCGACGATCACCGTTCCCGTGGGGCGGGTTTCCCCGGAGGCCGAGAAGCTCCTGCGCGTCTGCCGCGAAGCGCTGGAGATCGGCATCGCCCAGGCGCATGCCGGTCGGCGACTGACCGATATTTCCCACGCTATCCAGCAGCACGTCGAGGCACACGGCTTCTCGGTCATCCGTAACCTGTACGGACATGGGATCGGCCGCAGCCTGCACGAGGAACCGATGCTTCCGCACTACGGTCCCCCCGGTCAGGGACCCCTTCTCCGGCCCGGTATGGTCATCACCATCGAGCCGATGATCGCCGCTGGCCGACCGGAGACCCGTGTCCTCCCCGATCGCTGGACAGTCGTTACGGCGGACGGCAGTCTCTCCGCCCAGTTCGAGCACACCGTCGCCATCACCGAGAACGGCCCGGAGATCCTCACCCTGCCCTAA
- a CDS encoding CHRD domain-containing protein has translation MQLFGRAMVLVLVALAVFALPVVAQESVTIPLGEQSGSGQSGTAVLTAMGNQTRVVVTLSNPPAGVAQPAHIHEGTCANLNPKPRYPLQSLMDGRSETVVDVPLTDLLAGQFAINVHKSQQEISTYVACGEIRAQVAPATGAGPHALPGWSIAAALLSGLLFVASGFGLRLVRR, from the coding sequence ATGCAGCTGTTCGGACGGGCGATGGTTCTGGTGCTGGTCGCGCTGGCCGTCTTCGCGCTGCCGGTGGTGGCGCAGGAGTCGGTGACGATCCCGCTCGGCGAGCAGAGCGGTTCGGGGCAATCCGGTACAGCGGTGCTCACGGCGATGGGAAACCAGACACGAGTGGTGGTGACGCTCTCCAACCCGCCAGCTGGCGTCGCACAACCGGCGCACATCCACGAGGGGACGTGCGCGAACTTGAACCCGAAGCCACGTTATCCGTTGCAGAGCCTGATGGACGGACGATCGGAAACGGTGGTCGATGTGCCTTTGACTGATCTCCTCGCTGGTCAGTTCGCGATCAACGTGCACAAGTCGCAGCAGGAGATCAGCACCTACGTGGCCTGCGGTGAGATCCGGGCCCAAGTGGCGCCAGCCACCGGTGCAGGGCCGCACGCGCTGCCGGGCTGGTCGATCGCAGCGGCGCTGCTGTCAGGTCTCCTCTTCGTCGCTAGTGGGTTCGGTCTGCGGCTGGTCCGACGCTAG
- a CDS encoding cupredoxin domain-containing protein — protein sequence MRRSWPIVAVLAVLLVAGCGGRPNSGTVPSGASGSGYGGPYDYGPGYATSVPTPAAAASPSAPQALSPAPGAAAPTAIPTVAEGGTVEIAVVNFGFQPAEVTVAASTTVVWRNVSPTTHTVAAKNRSFESEFIEPGGSYSVTLREPGVYDYECTLHPEMLGRIIVR from the coding sequence ATGCGTCGCTCCTGGCCGATCGTCGCTGTCCTCGCGGTGCTCTTGGTCGCCGGATGTGGTGGGCGCCCGAACAGCGGCACCGTGCCCAGTGGGGCCAGTGGTTCAGGGTACGGCGGACCCTACGACTATGGCCCGGGGTACGCCACGAGCGTACCGACCCCTGCCGCTGCTGCTTCACCGAGCGCACCGCAAGCTCTCAGCCCGGCACCTGGGGCGGCTGCGCCGACGGCGATCCCGACTGTTGCGGAAGGGGGAACGGTCGAGATCGCGGTGGTGAACTTCGGTTTCCAGCCGGCCGAGGTTACCGTCGCTGCCAGCACGACCGTTGTCTGGCGCAACGTCTCGCCGACGACGCATACGGTGGCGGCGAAGAACCGCTCTTTCGAGAGCGAGTTCATCGAGCCGGGCGGCTCGTACTCGGTCACGCTCCGCGAGCCAGGAGTCTACGACTATGAGTGCACGCTCCACCCCGAGATGCTGGGACGCATTATCGTCCGTTGA
- a CDS encoding nuclear transport factor 2 family protein — MKAGGQASDPVAVVRAVLAALNRGDLETALGYCADDIVLWAPGPTPSGTELRGKQALRAFLEASEATWPDSWAAVRTLVADGDEVAVELVATATHAGDRVTQPMAAFFTVRDGLIVRQACYFDLAGLLAHLRERGLA; from the coding sequence ATGAAGGCGGGCGGACAGGCGAGCGATCCGGTCGCAGTCGTGCGGGCAGTGCTGGCAGCGCTGAATCGGGGAGACCTGGAGACAGCGCTCGGCTACTGTGCCGATGACATTGTCCTGTGGGCACCGGGACCGACTCCATCCGGCACCGAACTCCGGGGCAAGCAGGCCCTCCGGGCTTTCCTGGAGGCGAGCGAGGCGACCTGGCCGGACAGCTGGGCAGCGGTGCGGACGCTGGTGGCTGACGGCGATGAGGTCGCCGTCGAGTTGGTGGCGACAGCGACGCACGCGGGGGACCGGGTGACGCAGCCGATGGCGGCCTTCTTCACGGTGCGCGACGGGCTGATCGTGCGCCAGGCCTGCTACTTCGATTTGGCCGGGTTGCTGGCGCACTTGCGGGAACGTGGGCTGGCGTAG